In Desulfobulbus oralis, one DNA window encodes the following:
- a CDS encoding ABC transporter ATP-binding protein, protein MQTGTKGTYAKNRAIKVRVSNLTKYYGDLLVLDNINFDIYKGELLCIVGPTGCGKTTFLNCLSRFIPITTGSIDVDGQPADPRLHNIAFVFQEVSAIPWLTVEDNIRFGLRVKRLPHEEIERRTERMLEIVGLTRYRAYYPQQLSASMEQRVVIARNFAINPDLLLMDEPYGQLDVKLRYYLEDELMRIWRELGSTVAFITHNIEEAVYLAERILILSPKPATIKEEVIVALPHPRQYDDPEFVKVRDYVTESIKWW, encoded by the coding sequence TGCAATCAAGGTCCGCGTCAGCAATCTGACCAAGTACTACGGCGATCTGCTGGTACTGGATAACATCAACTTTGACATCTACAAGGGTGAATTGCTCTGCATCGTTGGGCCCACAGGCTGTGGCAAGACCACCTTTCTGAACTGTCTCTCCCGCTTCATTCCCATCACCACGGGGAGCATTGATGTGGACGGCCAGCCGGCTGATCCCAGGCTGCACAACATTGCCTTTGTCTTTCAGGAGGTCTCGGCCATTCCCTGGCTCACGGTGGAGGACAACATCCGCTTCGGCCTGCGCGTCAAACGGTTGCCGCACGAGGAAATCGAGCGAAGGACCGAGCGCATGCTGGAGATTGTGGGCCTCACAAGGTACCGTGCCTACTATCCGCAGCAGCTTTCGGCCAGCATGGAGCAACGGGTGGTCATCGCACGCAATTTCGCCATCAATCCGGACCTGCTGCTTATGGACGAACCCTACGGTCAATTGGATGTGAAGCTGCGCTACTATCTGGAAGACGAACTCATGCGCATCTGGAGGGAGCTGGGCAGCACCGTGGCCTTCATTACGCACAACATCGAGGAAGCGGTCTATCTGGCGGAGCGGATTTTGATCCTCTCGCCCAAGCCTGCGACCATCAAGGAGGAAGTCATCGTGGCACTGCCCCATCCACGGCAGTACGACGATCCGGAGTTCGTCAAAGTCCGCGATTATGTCACGGAAAGCATCAAGTGGTGGTGA
- a CDS encoding tripartite tricarboxylate transporter substrate binding protein, translated as MKMTKTWCLFPVVLMLILVAPLLASAAYPEKPINMIIAFTAGGSSDVQARIMQKYWNKYVNQPWVFVYKPGAGGIIGFTEIAKAKADGYTIGGLNVPHMVLQNLAQRAAFDIDSYEYLAQVVNDPQCVVVLRKSRFKSLAEILDHAKAHPGKLKVGLVGPLSGHHMMFLEFKRLFPEARFSPVFYKGAADQNAALLGGEVDLMFGNINDVMRSIDEFNVLNVASEERNAFLPEVPTLKEQHVDFVSDIRRVFAVPKNVPADRLAFLREVFRKICADPEYLADMKKAGQPEEYLDSEATHAYILKQEARIRRLLEEENLLQ; from the coding sequence ATGAAAATGACAAAAACATGGTGTCTTTTCCCTGTGGTTCTGATGCTGATCCTGGTCGCTCCTTTGCTGGCGTCCGCAGCGTATCCCGAAAAGCCGATCAACATGATCATTGCCTTCACGGCAGGCGGTTCCAGCGATGTGCAGGCGCGCATCATGCAAAAGTACTGGAACAAGTATGTCAATCAGCCCTGGGTTTTCGTATACAAACCCGGTGCGGGCGGTATCATTGGTTTTACTGAAATCGCCAAGGCGAAGGCTGACGGCTACACTATCGGTGGGCTGAACGTACCGCACATGGTTCTCCAGAATCTGGCGCAACGTGCCGCTTTCGACATTGACAGCTATGAATATTTGGCCCAGGTGGTCAATGATCCCCAGTGCGTCGTGGTGCTCAGGAAAAGCAGATTCAAAAGCCTCGCCGAAATTCTCGACCACGCCAAGGCCCATCCGGGCAAGTTGAAGGTGGGACTGGTCGGGCCTCTCAGCGGGCATCATATGATGTTTCTTGAATTCAAGCGTCTCTTTCCCGAGGCCAGATTCAGTCCGGTCTTTTACAAGGGCGCTGCCGACCAGAACGCTGCCCTGCTCGGCGGCGAGGTGGATCTGATGTTTGGCAACATCAACGACGTCATGCGTTCGATTGACGAGTTTAATGTGCTCAATGTGGCATCTGAAGAGCGCAATGCCTTTCTCCCTGAGGTGCCGACGCTGAAGGAGCAGCATGTCGATTTTGTTTCCGATATTCGCCGGGTATTCGCCGTGCCTAAAAACGTGCCGGCAGACAGACTCGCCTTTCTGCGCGAGGTTTTCCGAAAGATCTGTGCGGATCCCGAATACCTGGCCGATATGAAAAAGGCCGGGCAGCCGGAGGAATATCTGGATAGTGAGGCCACCCATGCCTACATCCTGAAACAGGAGGCCAGGATCCGCAGATTGCTGGAGGAAGAAAATCTGCTCCAGTAA
- a CDS encoding tripartite tricarboxylate transporter TctB family protein: MRKSSSDFLCGLAFLAVSIAFALQMGTLEGKSLIFPRTLAAVIALGGLWFMGKGLILRRLEKNPHPHGDPVAWKLVTIIAVVSMGYALLILWLGFFSATFLFVVTASLLLGDRARGLSCLLGVGVLYSLIFVALIWLVFVKLLSVPTPSGLLF; this comes from the coding sequence ATGCGTAAAAGTTCCAGCGACTTTCTCTGCGGTCTCGCTTTTCTTGCCGTCAGCATCGCCTTCGCCCTGCAGATGGGCACCTTGGAGGGCAAGAGTCTGATCTTCCCGCGTACCCTGGCAGCGGTCATTGCGCTGGGTGGATTGTGGTTCATGGGCAAGGGGCTGATCCTGCGCCGCCTGGAAAAGAATCCCCATCCCCACGGCGACCCAGTGGCTTGGAAGCTGGTCACCATTATCGCTGTGGTTTCCATGGGCTATGCACTGCTCATCCTGTGGCTGGGCTTTTTCAGCGCCACCTTCTTGTTCGTTGTCACAGCATCATTGCTCTTGGGCGACAGAGCGCGTGGCCTGTCCTGTTTATTGGGCGTTGGCGTGCTCTACAGTCTGATTTTTGTAGCTCTGATTTGGCTCGTTTTTGTGAAACTGCTCAGCGTGCCCACACCTTCGGGGCTGCTGTTCTGA
- a CDS encoding tripartite tricarboxylate transporter permease: MTEFILPSLLNLADPLSIFLMVAGLAGGIVIGALPGLSATMGVALMVPITFAMSPAQGLVMLGAIYVGAIYGGANSAILICTPGTPSSVATTFDGWPLTQQGKADSALYTSLLASAFGGIVGVCFLLFLAAPLARFALKFGGPENFWLCLFGLSTIAVMSPGNMGKGVVSGAIGLLVATIGLDPNVGVPRFTFGNYGLMQGISVIPCMIGLFSFSQVLYLVGTNKTFVAEYNPHSGTFMQVCRHLSGRCKAILLRSSLIGSWVGMLPGAGGEIASIIAYNESKRWSKTPEMYGKGCIEGVAASESANNAVIGGALIPLLTLGIPGSAVAAVILGALMAHGIQPGFKIFTETGTLAYTFIFSQFAVNLLVVPVGFALCRCMARLLTIRLTYVAISIVTLSFIGAYAIANSMVDVWTVVVFGFVGYFGGKVGMDAGAMALGVILGPMIEENLGKCLDLAHSVDGGLPAIMFGGPINKVLIAALLLSLSTPFLLRLKRLRKQELKAAHRFQREHKMKGGERHA; this comes from the coding sequence ATGACCGAATTCATCCTCCCCTCCCTGCTAAATTTGGCGGATCCCCTGAGCATATTTCTGATGGTTGCGGGCCTTGCAGGCGGCATCGTCATCGGCGCCTTGCCGGGGCTGTCAGCCACCATGGGCGTGGCCCTGATGGTACCGATCACCTTCGCCATGTCGCCCGCTCAGGGCCTGGTCATGCTGGGGGCCATCTACGTCGGCGCCATTTACGGTGGCGCCAATTCGGCCATTCTCATCTGCACGCCGGGCACGCCATCTTCCGTAGCCACCACCTTTGATGGCTGGCCGCTGACCCAGCAAGGCAAAGCGGACAGCGCCCTGTATACCTCGCTGCTCGCATCCGCCTTCGGTGGGATTGTGGGCGTGTGCTTTTTGCTCTTTCTTGCGGCCCCTCTGGCCCGCTTTGCGCTGAAATTCGGTGGACCGGAGAATTTCTGGCTCTGTCTCTTCGGTCTGAGCACCATTGCCGTTATGAGCCCTGGCAACATGGGCAAGGGCGTTGTTTCCGGCGCCATTGGTCTTCTGGTCGCCACCATTGGACTTGACCCCAATGTCGGCGTGCCTCGTTTCACTTTTGGCAATTATGGGTTGATGCAGGGCATTTCCGTTATTCCCTGTATGATTGGATTGTTTTCCTTCTCACAGGTTTTGTACCTTGTCGGCACCAACAAGACTTTTGTGGCGGAATACAATCCGCACAGCGGCACCTTCATGCAGGTGTGCCGGCATCTGAGCGGCCGTTGCAAGGCGATCCTGCTCCGCTCCTCGCTGATCGGTTCCTGGGTGGGCATGCTGCCCGGTGCGGGCGGCGAAATTGCCTCGATCATTGCCTACAACGAAAGCAAGCGCTGGTCAAAGACCCCGGAGATGTACGGCAAGGGCTGCATAGAAGGCGTAGCCGCTTCGGAGAGCGCCAACAACGCCGTCATTGGCGGCGCTCTCATTCCTCTGCTCACGCTGGGCATTCCCGGTAGTGCCGTAGCCGCGGTTATTCTGGGGGCACTGATGGCCCACGGCATCCAGCCGGGATTCAAAATCTTCACAGAAACCGGCACGCTGGCCTATACCTTTATCTTTTCCCAGTTTGCCGTCAACCTGCTCGTGGTGCCTGTGGGGTTTGCCCTGTGCCGTTGCATGGCGCGGCTTCTGACCATCCGCCTGACTTACGTGGCGATCAGCATTGTAACGCTGTCCTTCATTGGCGCCTATGCCATTGCCAACAGCATGGTGGATGTCTGGACCGTGGTGGTCTTCGGTTTTGTGGGCTATTTCGGAGGCAAGGTGGGCATGGATGCCGGCGCCATGGCGCTCGGCGTCATTCTCGGGCCCATGATTGAGGAAAATCTGGGCAAGTGTCTGGATTTGGCCCATTCTGTTGACGGTGGCCTGCCGGCCATCATGTTTGGCGGTCCCATCAATAAGGTGCTCATAGCCGCTCTGCTGCTCTCCTTATCGACCCCCTTTCTTTTGCGCCTGAAGAGACTACGCAAACAGGAGCTGAAGGCCGCGCACCGCTTCCAGCGGGAACACAAAATGAAAGGAGGTGAAAGACATGCGTAA